From one Streptomyces mobaraensis genomic stretch:
- a CDS encoding short-chain dehydrogenase/reductase: protein MARYSLTGRTVLVTGATGGIGTAGARAPHARGANVVLLGRDTSALSALAREPGAERALPLRADVTDPAAIDEAVARAEHRFGELDVVFANAGAAPTRPTTPATIDPETFERVIEVNVLGTWRTVRAALPHVVARRGHVLVNASVYAYVNGAANAPYAASKAAVEQLVRALRVELGTRGTTAGVLYPGWVETRMSRVAFGGDPLATRMREAAFPRPFARAVGPELVAARVVRGIERRAAAVTVPGRWRPVGALRGLVNPLVDRALIRHGHLQSLLRTLEEGGGGPMRQAEAMMTAGEEA from the coding sequence ATGGCACGGTACTCCCTCACCGGCAGGACGGTCCTCGTCACCGGCGCGACCGGCGGCATCGGGACGGCCGGCGCCCGCGCGCCGCACGCCCGGGGAGCGAACGTCGTCCTGCTGGGCCGCGACACCTCCGCCCTGTCGGCTCTGGCGCGGGAGCCGGGGGCGGAACGCGCACTGCCGCTGCGAGCGGACGTGACCGACCCGGCCGCTATCGACGAGGCGGTGGCGCGCGCCGAGCACCGCTTCGGAGAACTCGACGTCGTCTTCGCCAACGCGGGCGCCGCCCCCACCCGTCCGACCACGCCGGCGACGATCGATCCCGAGACGTTCGAGCGCGTCATCGAGGTGAACGTGCTGGGCACGTGGCGCACCGTACGGGCGGCCCTGCCGCACGTCGTCGCCCGCCGCGGCCACGTCCTCGTCAACGCGTCCGTCTACGCCTACGTCAACGGTGCCGCCAACGCCCCCTACGCGGCCTCGAAGGCCGCGGTCGAGCAGCTCGTCCGCGCGCTGCGGGTGGAGCTGGGAACCCGCGGGACCACGGCCGGAGTCCTCTATCCCGGCTGGGTGGAGACGCGGATGTCCCGGGTGGCCTTCGGCGGGGACCCGCTGGCGACCCGGATGCGCGAAGCCGCGTTCCCGCGTCCGTTCGCCCGGGCGGTCGGCCCCGAGCTGGTGGCGGCCCGCGTCGTGCGGGGGATCGAACGCCGCGCCGCCGCCGTCACCGTCCCCGGCCGCTGGCGACCGGTCGGCGCGCTGCGCGGCCTCGTCAACCCCCTCGTCGACCGCGCCCTGATCCGGCACGGGCATCTCCAGTCCCTGCTGCGGACGCTGGAGGAGGGTGGGGGAGGCCCGATGCGGCAGGCGGAGGCGATGATGACTGCGGGTGAAGAAGCCTGA
- a CDS encoding MMPL family transporter has translation MADKKSESATLTADEPPAARRRTVRLALRRRDPLGPAVPSGRHRRVAPTADGPGERTDVLGAVARWAYRHCRLVLGSAACLFLLCALVGLSAGDRWSNGGVIADGTAAQRAERAAERLGAGTPDLVLYARSGRPVDAPEVAERGRRLTELAARSPGVASAQSYWNTGLEALRSADGRGALLRVDLKGGESETARTARTLVPALRAAAPGLRLSVSGPAWVNVSATDQAERDLLRSELFALPAAFAVLALAFGSLSATLVPLGIGLTAASGALALLAAVTRLTPVSVFAVNLSCALGFGLAVDYALFTLSRYREERARGLDAEAAVGRAMSTTGRAVTFCALTMAWCMASLLIFPLGLIRSLAIASLVVVGFCAVGTLFLIPALVAVFGGRLDDAKLSLRLPWRPRTARPAGSPFWRRVAVTVTGRPLLWALAGTAVLLGLAAPVVGLRPALMDETILPRHAEARTTAEAIRTDFAHAPDRQLTVVLPRTDPVTGAAQLDAYARRLAALPGAARVSTEAGDYAGGRLTASRRIDAGGRHGTLVVVFAADAPQSPRTAALVEAVRATPAPGPAQVAGAAVHLADTRQAVTGALGRWAVLMLGGVFVMLLLLTRSPLVALKAAVLGGLSIGAATGLMALLFQRTHLLGPPAGGGGGTLEITMPLLAAALAFGLCVDYEVFLVARMAEEWRRTRRNTASIVFGIEHTGRLFTAAALVVAVSMGALMAARISLLVVLGATIAAIVLLDATLVRGLLVPAVMRLAGRANWWTPAWRGRTGPEAAGVHGSPAPE, from the coding sequence ATGGCCGACAAGAAATCCGAAAGCGCCACGCTCACGGCGGACGAACCGCCCGCGGCGCGCCGCCGCACCGTGCGCCTCGCGCTGCGCCGACGCGACCCGCTCGGCCCCGCCGTCCCCTCGGGCCGCCACCGCCGGGTGGCACCCACGGCCGACGGCCCCGGGGAGCGGACGGACGTACTGGGCGCGGTGGCACGGTGGGCGTACCGGCACTGCCGGCTCGTCCTCGGCTCGGCCGCCTGCCTGTTCCTGCTCTGCGCCCTCGTAGGACTGAGCGCGGGCGACCGGTGGTCCAACGGCGGCGTCATCGCCGACGGCACGGCCGCGCAGCGGGCCGAGCGGGCCGCCGAACGGCTGGGGGCCGGCACACCGGACCTCGTCCTGTACGCCCGCTCCGGGCGCCCGGTCGACGCACCCGAGGTGGCGGAGCGCGGCCGGCGGCTGACCGAACTGGCCGCACGGTCCCCGGGAGTCGCGTCCGCGCAGTCGTACTGGAACACGGGGCTGGAAGCCCTCCGTTCCGCCGACGGCCGGGGCGCGCTGCTGCGCGTCGACCTCAAAGGGGGCGAGTCCGAGACCGCCCGTACCGCGCGGACCCTGGTACCGGCCCTGCGGGCCGCCGCGCCCGGGCTCCGGCTGTCGGTGAGCGGTCCCGCCTGGGTCAACGTGTCCGCCACCGACCAGGCGGAGCGGGACCTGCTGCGGTCGGAGCTGTTCGCCCTGCCGGCCGCGTTCGCCGTCCTGGCGCTGGCCTTCGGTTCCCTGAGCGCGACGCTCGTCCCCCTGGGCATCGGCCTGACCGCGGCGTCGGGGGCCCTGGCCCTGCTGGCGGCGGTGACCCGGCTGACGCCGGTCTCCGTCTTCGCCGTCAACCTCAGCTGCGCCCTCGGCTTCGGACTGGCCGTCGACTACGCCCTGTTCACCCTCTCCCGGTACCGGGAGGAGCGCGCCCGGGGGCTGGACGCGGAGGCGGCCGTCGGGCGGGCGATGTCCACCACCGGCCGTGCTGTGACCTTCTGCGCCCTGACGATGGCGTGGTGCATGGCGTCGCTCCTCATCTTCCCGCTGGGGCTGATCCGTTCGTTGGCGATCGCCTCGCTCGTCGTCGTGGGGTTCTGCGCGGTGGGCACCCTGTTCCTGATCCCCGCCCTGGTGGCGGTCTTCGGGGGCCGGCTCGACGACGCGAAGCTGTCCCTCCGCCTCCCCTGGCGCCCCCGTACCGCCCGGCCGGCGGGCAGTCCCTTCTGGCGGCGGGTCGCCGTCACGGTGACCGGGCGGCCCCTGCTGTGGGCGCTGGCCGGAACCGCCGTGCTGCTGGGGCTGGCGGCGCCCGTCGTCGGGCTGCGGCCCGCGCTGATGGACGAGACCATCCTGCCGCGCCACGCCGAGGCCCGGACCACCGCGGAAGCGATCCGGACGGACTTCGCCCACGCTCCCGACCGGCAGCTGACGGTGGTGCTGCCCCGGACGGACCCGGTGACCGGAGCGGCCCAACTGGACGCCTACGCCCGGCGCCTGGCGGCGCTGCCCGGCGCGGCCCGGGTGAGCACCGAGGCCGGGGACTACGCCGGCGGGCGGCTCACCGCCTCACGGCGCATCGACGCGGGCGGGCGGCACGGAACGCTGGTCGTGGTGTTCGCCGCGGACGCCCCCCAGTCACCGCGCACCGCCGCCCTGGTCGAGGCCGTCCGCGCCACCCCCGCACCCGGACCGGCACAGGTCGCCGGCGCCGCCGTGCACCTCGCCGACACCCGGCAGGCCGTGACGGGAGCCCTCGGCCGGTGGGCGGTGCTGATGCTCGGCGGGGTGTTCGTCATGCTCCTGCTCCTCACCCGGAGCCCCCTGGTCGCGCTGAAGGCCGCGGTCCTGGGCGGCCTCAGCATCGGGGCGGCGACCGGACTGATGGCGCTGCTCTTCCAGCGGACGCACCTCCTCGGGCCCCCGGCCGGCGGTGGCGGGGGCACGCTGGAGATCACCATGCCGCTGCTGGCGGCCGCCCTGGCCTTCGGACTCTGCGTGGACTACGAGGTCTTCCTCGTCGCGCGCATGGCGGAGGAATGGCGGCGCACCCGGCGGAACACCGCCTCCATCGTCTTCGGCATCGAGCACACCGGCCGGCTGTTCACCGCCGCCGCCCTGGTCGTCGCCGTGAGCATGGGGGCGCTGATGGCGGCCCGGATCAGTCTGCTGGTCGTCCTGGGGGCGACGATCGCCGCGATCGTGCTCCTGGACGCGACCCTCGTGCGGGGGCTGCTCGTCCCGGCCGTGATGCGGCTGGCGGGCCGGGCGAACTGGTGGACGCCGGCCTGGCGCGGGCGAACGGGTCCCGAGGCGGCCGGGGTTCACGGATCGCCGGCACCCGAGTAA